In a single window of the Candidatus Nanopelagicales bacterium genome:
- a CDS encoding DUF6325 family protein — MSQAAADDIELGPIDYLVVEYPGGQMTGEALPHLVSLVESGTIRILDVALVRNLAGGGFQAIRPEDLVAAGATEFELLAGVATGMLSDEDLAEVAAIMDADSAAVILVYENSWAAPMATAMRRAGGQLISNGRIPVEAVVAALGESVDATITGR, encoded by the coding sequence ATGAGCCAAGCGGCCGCCGACGATATCGAACTCGGCCCCATCGACTACCTCGTTGTCGAGTACCCCGGGGGGCAGATGACCGGTGAGGCGCTGCCGCATCTGGTGTCCCTGGTCGAGTCCGGGACCATCCGGATCCTCGACGTCGCGCTGGTGCGCAACCTCGCAGGAGGCGGTTTCCAGGCGATCCGACCCGAGGATCTCGTCGCCGCCGGTGCCACGGAATTCGAGCTTCTGGCAGGTGTCGCGACCGGCATGTTGTCGGACGAGGACCTCGCCGAAGTGGCTGCCATCATGGACGCCGACAGTGCAGCAGTCATCCTCGTGTACGAGAACTCCTGGGCCGCTCCCATGGCCACCGCCATGCGCCGCGCCGGTGGACAGTTGATCTCCAACGGCCGGATCCCCGTCGAGGCCGTGGTCGCCGCCCTCGGCGAGAGCGTCGACGCCACGATCACCGGCCGCTGA
- a CDS encoding aspartate carbamoyltransferase catalytic subunit, giving the protein MIRHLLSAKDLSHDDAVLVLDTAAEMATLSDRSVKKLPALRGRTVVNLFFEDSTRTRISFEAAAKRLSADVINFSAKGSSVSKGETLKDTALTLQAMGADAVVIRHGASGAPHRLAEAGWIDGAVVNAGDGTHEHPTQALLDAFTIRRHLRGGTGDLAGLRVTIVGDILHSRVARSNVHLLDTLGAKVTLVAPPTLLPVGVEQWPVTVSYDLDEPLPDSDAVMMLRVQRERMNAAYFPSIREYSRRYGLDQDRMDLLPEHAIVMHPGPMIRGMEIADGVADHDRSVIVEQVANGVSVRMAVLYLLVGGARSQSPVTVAAEVGA; this is encoded by the coding sequence ATGATCCGCCACCTACTGTCCGCCAAGGACCTCAGCCACGACGACGCCGTCTTGGTCCTGGACACCGCTGCCGAGATGGCCACCCTGTCCGACCGCTCGGTGAAAAAACTGCCCGCCTTACGCGGTCGCACCGTCGTGAACCTCTTCTTCGAGGATTCGACCCGCACCCGGATCTCGTTCGAGGCCGCGGCCAAGAGGCTGTCTGCGGACGTCATCAACTTCTCCGCCAAGGGGTCATCGGTATCCAAGGGGGAGACGCTCAAGGACACCGCCTTGACCCTGCAGGCGATGGGAGCCGACGCGGTGGTGATCCGCCACGGCGCCTCGGGGGCACCGCATCGGCTGGCCGAAGCCGGGTGGATCGACGGTGCTGTGGTCAACGCCGGAGACGGCACCCACGAGCACCCCACCCAGGCGCTGCTCGACGCCTTCACCATCCGGCGGCACTTGCGTGGTGGCACCGGCGACCTGGCTGGTCTGCGCGTGACGATCGTCGGAGACATCCTGCACAGTCGGGTCGCCCGATCGAACGTGCACCTGCTGGACACGTTGGGCGCGAAGGTCACGCTGGTGGCCCCGCCGACTCTGCTGCCGGTCGGGGTGGAGCAATGGCCGGTGACCGTGTCCTACGATCTCGACGAACCGCTGCCCGACAGCGACGCCGTCATGATGCTGCGCGTGCAGCGGGAACGGATGAACGCCGCGTACTTCCCCAGCATCCGCGAGTACAGCCGCCGCTACGGACTCGATCAAGATCGCATGGACCTGCTGCCCGAACACGCGATCGTCATGCACCCCGGTCCGATGATCCGCGGCATGGAGATCGCCGACGGCGTCGCCGACCACGATCGCTCGGTAATCGTCGAGCAAGTCGCGAACGGAGTCAGCGTCCGCATGGCGGTCTTGTACCTGCTCGTGGGTGGCGCCCGTTCCCAGTCGCCGGTCACTGTGGCTGCGGAGGTGGGCGCGTGA
- a CDS encoding AI-2E family transporter has translation MSEQAVESEAPTTLPPFVVPRALAVTAGMTWRILVIGLGIYILIWALFQIAPVALAIFLALFVTALAGPVARLFQRVLPKVVSVVLALLLITVVGGVIIFSVLRSIIEQGPALASAITAGIQDVEDWLQQGPLQLTGDQLNSVQQQAETWAKSAGESIASGLLSDLGEVGTIITAGSVFLFGTVFFMVSGPSIWQWLVDWVPVRVRDTFDTCGQLAWRTMAGYGRGMVVVALCDAFLVFIGLTILQVPLAPALAAVVFMGAFIPVIGAPIATFLAALVALATKGPVTALLVVALTIVVGSFDGDVMQPLVMGKAVSLHPLAIVTIIAAGALTFGVIGALIAIPIASSIYVILKYLTGRDPDHPYPRRPEMEPAPA, from the coding sequence GTGTCTGAGCAGGCGGTGGAGTCCGAGGCTCCGACGACACTGCCCCCATTCGTGGTGCCGCGGGCCCTCGCGGTCACTGCCGGAATGACCTGGCGGATCCTCGTGATCGGCCTGGGAATCTACATCCTCATCTGGGCGCTCTTCCAGATCGCCCCGGTTGCCCTGGCCATCTTCCTGGCGCTGTTCGTCACCGCCTTGGCAGGTCCGGTCGCGCGGTTGTTCCAGCGTGTGCTCCCGAAAGTCGTCTCTGTGGTGCTCGCGCTGCTGCTCATCACCGTCGTCGGGGGCGTCATCATCTTCAGCGTTCTGCGGTCCATCATCGAGCAGGGGCCCGCCCTGGCGTCGGCGATCACGGCCGGGATCCAGGACGTCGAGGACTGGTTGCAGCAGGGTCCGCTGCAGTTGACCGGAGATCAGTTGAACTCCGTCCAGCAACAGGCGGAGACTTGGGCCAAGAGCGCCGGGGAGTCGATTGCCTCCGGTCTGCTGTCGGACCTCGGCGAGGTCGGCACCATCATCACGGCCGGGTCTGTGTTCTTGTTCGGGACCGTGTTCTTCATGGTCTCCGGGCCGTCGATCTGGCAGTGGCTGGTCGACTGGGTGCCGGTTCGGGTGCGTGACACGTTCGACACCTGCGGCCAACTCGCCTGGCGCACGATGGCCGGTTACGGGCGGGGCATGGTGGTGGTTGCGTTGTGCGATGCGTTCCTGGTCTTCATCGGACTGACGATCCTGCAGGTTCCGCTGGCCCCCGCCCTGGCGGCCGTGGTGTTCATGGGTGCGTTCATCCCTGTCATCGGTGCGCCCATCGCCACCTTCCTGGCGGCGTTGGTGGCGCTCGCCACCAAGGGCCCCGTCACCGCCTTGCTTGTGGTCGCACTGACGATCGTCGTGGGTTCGTTCGACGGCGATGTGATGCAGCCCTTGGTGATGGGCAAAGCCGTCTCCCTGCACCCGCTGGCGATCGTGACCATCATCGCCGCCGGGGCCCTGACATTCGGGGTCATCGGGGCGCTGATCGCGATACCGATCGCATCGTCGATCTACGTGATCCTGAAGTACCTCACGGGGCGAGATCCGGATCACCCCTATCCGCGGCGACCCGAGATGGAGCCGGCCCCGGCGTGA
- a CDS encoding transcriptional regulator, whose amino-acid sequence MSSDYAKALGSRLRAIRQQQGLSLQGVEEKSEGRWKAVVIGSYERGDRAVTVAKLAELADFYGVPVGELLPGGVAGATLEPPTQIVIDLEQLNRVPTDKAAPLARYAAAIQTQRGDYNGRVLSIRAEDLRTLAVIYDQPAGLLAEELIAWGVLNPEARSAVD is encoded by the coding sequence ATGTCCAGCGACTACGCCAAGGCTCTCGGCAGCCGATTGCGGGCGATCCGCCAGCAGCAGGGCCTTTCCCTGCAGGGCGTCGAGGAGAAGTCCGAAGGGCGCTGGAAAGCGGTCGTGATCGGCAGTTACGAGCGGGGGGACCGCGCAGTGACCGTGGCGAAACTCGCCGAACTCGCCGACTTCTACGGGGTCCCGGTGGGCGAACTGCTGCCGGGCGGCGTCGCGGGCGCCACATTGGAACCGCCGACCCAGATCGTGATCGACCTCGAGCAGCTCAACCGGGTACCCACGGACAAGGCTGCGCCTTTGGCGCGCTACGCCGCCGCGATCCAGACCCAACGCGGCGACTACAACGGCCGGGTGCTGTCGATCCGTGCCGAGGACTTGCGCACCCTGGCCGTGATCTACGACCAACCGGCGGGGCTGCTCGCCGAGGAACTCATCGCGTGGGGGGTCCTGAACCCCGAGGCCCGATCCGCCGTCGACTGA
- a CDS encoding SHOCT domain-containing protein: MTAKVEQLKQLAQLKDQGILTEEEFAAQKAKILG; the protein is encoded by the coding sequence ATGACCGCCAAGGTCGAGCAGTTGAAGCAGCTGGCTCAGTTGAAGGACCAAGGCATCCTCACCGAGGAGGAGTTCGCAGCCCAGAAAGCCAAGATCCTGGGCTGA
- the pyrR gene encoding bifunctional pyr operon transcriptional regulator/uracil phosphoribosyltransferase PyrR: MGTSPPSGSTVGPVVLDDADLNRALTRISHEIIEYAKGAHDLVILGIPTRGAILAQRLADRIGMAEGCVVPVGSIDVTMYRDDLNMHPARALGHTSIPSQGIDGRIVVLVDDVLFSGRTVRAALDAIHDVGRPRAVRLAVIVDRGHRELPIRADHVGKNLPTHKGESVRMRLTEIDGVDEIVLLRKEVDE, translated from the coding sequence ATGGGGACATCTCCGCCCAGTGGCAGCACCGTCGGCCCCGTCGTGCTCGACGACGCCGACCTCAACCGGGCCCTCACTCGCATCTCGCACGAGATCATCGAGTACGCGAAAGGGGCGCACGATCTCGTCATCCTCGGGATCCCGACCCGTGGTGCGATCCTGGCGCAGCGACTGGCCGACCGGATCGGTATGGCCGAGGGATGCGTCGTGCCCGTCGGGTCCATCGACGTGACCATGTACCGCGACGACTTGAACATGCACCCCGCTCGGGCGCTGGGACACACCTCCATCCCGAGCCAGGGGATCGATGGCCGCATCGTGGTACTGGTCGATGACGTGCTGTTCTCGGGCCGCACGGTTCGCGCCGCATTGGACGCCATCCACGACGTGGGCCGCCCCCGGGCGGTTCGGTTGGCGGTCATCGTCGACCGGGGCCACCGCGAACTACCGATCCGGGCCGACCACGTCGGCAAGAACCTCCCCACCCACAAGGGCGAGAGTGTCCGGATGCGCCTGACCGAGATCGACGGTGTCGACGAGATCGTCCTGCTGCGCAAGGAGGTCGACGAATGA
- a CDS encoding dihydroorotase — MSTYLLRGVRPLGGAVTDVLLADGVIAAIGPDAATASAAPGDTAVTVLDLPGQVLLPGLVDLHTHLREPGREDAETVRSGSAAAALGGFTAVHAMANTDPVADTAGVVEQVFRLGQEAGYVDVHPVGAVTVGLGGQQLAELGAMADSAARVRVFSDDGKCVDDALLMRRALEYVKAFDGVIAQHAQEPRLTAGAQMNEGAVSAVLGLRGWPAAAEEAIIARDILLADHVGSRLHVCHVSTAGSVDLIRRAKERGIDVTAEATPHHLLLTDELARSYDPVYKVNPPLRTERDVMALREGVADGTVDIVATDHAPHTSEDKDCEWDVAAFGMLGLPTALSVVVMTLVEPGLLDWVGVADRLSSAPAAIGRVPDQGRPLAVGEPANLTVLDPDAQWTVDPWQFPGPARNSPYREMRLPGRVTTTFLRGTPTVLGGALQW; from the coding sequence GTGAGTACCTACCTCCTGCGCGGAGTACGCCCGCTCGGTGGCGCAGTCACGGACGTCCTGTTGGCGGATGGCGTCATCGCCGCGATCGGTCCGGACGCTGCTACCGCTTCTGCTGCCCCCGGCGACACCGCCGTCACCGTCCTCGATCTTCCCGGGCAGGTACTGCTGCCGGGTCTCGTCGACCTGCACACCCACCTGCGCGAACCCGGCCGCGAGGACGCCGAGACCGTCCGGTCTGGGTCGGCTGCCGCCGCGCTGGGAGGGTTCACCGCGGTTCATGCCATGGCCAACACCGATCCGGTGGCCGACACCGCCGGCGTCGTGGAGCAGGTCTTCCGCCTCGGCCAGGAAGCCGGATACGTCGATGTCCATCCGGTCGGCGCGGTCACCGTCGGCCTGGGCGGCCAGCAACTCGCCGAGTTGGGTGCCATGGCCGACTCGGCTGCTCGCGTGCGGGTGTTCAGTGACGACGGCAAGTGCGTCGACGACGCCCTGCTCATGCGCCGGGCGCTGGAGTACGTCAAAGCATTCGACGGTGTGATCGCCCAACACGCGCAGGAGCCGCGCCTGACCGCGGGTGCTCAGATGAACGAGGGCGCTGTTTCGGCGGTCCTGGGATTGCGCGGCTGGCCGGCGGCGGCAGAGGAAGCGATCATCGCGCGCGACATCTTGCTCGCCGACCACGTCGGTTCCCGCCTCCACGTCTGCCATGTGTCCACCGCGGGCAGCGTCGACCTCATCCGGCGCGCCAAGGAGAGAGGCATCGACGTCACGGCGGAGGCGACCCCGCACCATCTGTTGCTGACCGACGAGTTGGCCCGCAGCTACGACCCCGTGTACAAGGTCAATCCGCCGCTGCGCACGGAGCGCGACGTCATGGCACTGCGGGAGGGTGTCGCGGACGGAACCGTCGACATCGTCGCCACCGACCATGCCCCCCACACGTCGGAGGACAAGGACTGCGAATGGGATGTCGCCGCCTTCGGCATGCTCGGGCTACCCACGGCCCTTTCCGTGGTGGTCATGACGCTGGTCGAGCCCGGTCTGCTCGACTGGGTGGGGGTCGCGGACCGACTGTCGTCAGCCCCCGCCGCGATCGGGCGTGTGCCCGATCAGGGTCGGCCCCTGGCCGTGGGGGAGCCCGCGAACCTCACTGTGCTCGATCCGGACGCGCAGTGGACCGTCGACCCTTGGCAGTTCCCCGGGCCTGCGCGGAACTCGCCGTACCGTGAGATGCGACTTCCCGGTCGGGTCACCACGACATTCCTGCGCGGCACCCCGACCGTGCTGGGAGGCGCACTGCAATGGTGA
- the pyk gene encoding pyruvate kinase, which yields MRRAKIVCTMGPATDSFDAVRELVQAGMDVARLNLSHGTHADHERTYRHVRRAGDEAGRGVGILADLQGPKIRLGTFTDGSVALQRDERFVITTDEVPGDSGICSTTYAGLPGDVRPDDLILIDDGRVTVRVADIVGNQVITRVIEGGVVSDHKGLNLPSATVSVPALTEKDDADLRWALQIGVDMVALSFVRSAADIDDVHRIMDEVGRRVPVLAKVEKPQAVARLQEIVDAFNGVMVARGDLGVEMPLEEVPLEQKRAIDLCRKAGKPVIVATQMLDSMITATRPTRAEVSDVANAVLDGTDALMLSGETSVGRHPAHVVMTMSRIITHVEEEALDRLPPLPPDPQGSTARAMTRAAVDVGRSVEATHVIAFTETGSTARLISRHRPDIPLLAFTPNADVRSKLSVVWGVETFLAPKVRETDDLVQQVDSALLAIGRVRPGERVVIVAGVPPGVPGTTNGMRVHKIGSA from the coding sequence ATGCGCCGGGCCAAGATCGTCTGCACCATGGGTCCCGCGACGGATTCCTTCGATGCGGTGCGCGAACTTGTCCAGGCGGGCATGGACGTGGCGCGCCTGAACCTGAGCCACGGCACCCATGCCGACCACGAGCGCACTTACCGCCATGTCCGCCGAGCCGGCGACGAGGCCGGGCGCGGTGTGGGAATCCTGGCCGATCTCCAGGGTCCGAAGATCCGGCTCGGTACATTCACCGATGGCTCCGTGGCGCTGCAACGAGACGAGCGGTTCGTCATCACCACCGACGAGGTCCCCGGTGACTCCGGGATCTGCTCGACCACCTACGCCGGGCTGCCCGGGGATGTGCGACCCGATGACCTGATCCTCATCGACGACGGCCGGGTCACCGTTCGGGTGGCCGACATCGTCGGCAACCAGGTGATCACCCGGGTCATCGAAGGTGGCGTCGTCTCCGACCACAAGGGCCTCAATCTCCCGTCGGCCACCGTGAGCGTGCCCGCGCTCACCGAGAAGGACGACGCGGACCTGCGGTGGGCGCTGCAGATCGGCGTCGACATGGTCGCGCTGTCCTTCGTGAGGTCGGCCGCCGACATCGATGACGTCCACCGCATCATGGACGAGGTCGGTCGCCGCGTGCCTGTGCTCGCCAAGGTCGAGAAGCCGCAGGCTGTCGCGCGACTGCAGGAGATCGTCGACGCCTTCAACGGCGTCATGGTCGCTCGCGGCGATCTCGGTGTGGAGATGCCGTTGGAGGAGGTCCCGCTCGAGCAGAAGCGCGCGATCGACTTGTGCCGCAAGGCGGGCAAGCCGGTGATCGTGGCTACTCAGATGTTGGACTCGATGATCACCGCGACTCGGCCGACCCGGGCCGAGGTGTCCGACGTCGCCAACGCGGTCCTCGACGGAACCGATGCGCTCATGTTGTCGGGGGAGACCAGTGTGGGTCGACACCCGGCGCACGTGGTCATGACGATGTCCCGCATCATCACCCACGTCGAGGAAGAGGCGTTGGACCGACTGCCGCCGCTACCGCCGGATCCGCAGGGATCGACCGCCCGGGCCATGACTCGCGCAGCTGTCGATGTGGGCCGGTCGGTCGAGGCGACTCACGTGATCGCCTTCACCGAGACGGGATCGACCGCCCGCCTGATCTCGCGTCACCGGCCGGACATCCCCTTGCTGGCCTTCACCCCGAACGCGGATGTGCGCAGCAAACTGTCCGTCGTGTGGGGAGTAGAGACCTTTCTGGCGCCGAAGGTCCGCGAAACCGACGACCTGGTTCAGCAGGTCGACTCGGCGCTGCTGGCGATCGGCAGGGTTCGACCGGGCGAACGTGTCGTGATCGTGGCCGGCGTACCACCGGGGGTGCCGGGTACCACCAACGGCATGCGGGTACACAAGATCGGCAGCGCCTGA
- the carA gene encoding glutamine-hydrolyzing carbamoyl-phosphate synthase small subunit, whose protein sequence is MTDPAVLVLEDGRTFRGQAYGARGVTFGEAVFTTGMTGYQETLTDPSYHRQVVVQTAPHIGNTGMNREDPESRRIWVSGYVVRDPAVRASSWRADSELEADLAAAGVVGIACIDTRALTRHLRQRGAMRVGVFSGPDLASESDLLAQVRASPPMAGADLTAEVTTSEPYVVEPDGDHRFTVAAVDLGIKAMTPRRLAERGVRVIVLPAATSATDLLGTKADGYFLSNGPGDPATADHAVSLVRAVLEADRPLFGICFGNQMFGRALGLDTYKLKFGHRGINQPVKDLATGRVEVTAHNHGFAVAAPLHEPFDTPFGPAEVSHVCLNDDVVEGLRLASGRAASVQYHPEAAAGPHDAAYLFDRFCSVMGGN, encoded by the coding sequence ATGACGGATCCTGCGGTCCTGGTTCTCGAGGACGGCCGAACCTTCCGGGGTCAGGCCTATGGCGCGCGAGGGGTGACATTCGGCGAGGCAGTCTTCACCACCGGCATGACCGGCTATCAGGAGACCCTCACGGATCCCTCCTATCACCGCCAAGTCGTCGTGCAGACCGCCCCTCACATCGGCAATACCGGCATGAACCGTGAGGACCCGGAGTCGCGGCGTATCTGGGTGTCCGGCTACGTGGTCCGCGACCCCGCAGTGCGGGCGAGCAGTTGGCGGGCCGACAGCGAACTCGAGGCCGACCTCGCCGCCGCCGGTGTCGTCGGCATCGCCTGTATCGACACCCGTGCCCTGACCCGACACCTGCGCCAGCGCGGTGCCATGAGGGTGGGTGTGTTCTCAGGACCTGACCTCGCGTCCGAGTCGGACCTCCTGGCGCAGGTGCGGGCCAGCCCGCCCATGGCCGGGGCCGATCTGACAGCCGAGGTCACGACCAGCGAGCCCTATGTCGTCGAGCCCGACGGCGACCACCGATTCACCGTCGCCGCCGTCGATCTCGGTATCAAGGCGATGACTCCTCGGCGCCTGGCCGAACGTGGGGTTCGCGTCATCGTCCTGCCCGCCGCGACATCCGCGACCGACCTGCTCGGCACCAAAGCGGACGGCTACTTCCTGTCCAACGGCCCTGGCGACCCGGCCACCGCCGACCACGCGGTGTCGCTGGTGCGCGCCGTGCTCGAGGCAGATCGACCCTTGTTCGGCATCTGCTTCGGCAACCAGATGTTCGGGCGCGCGCTGGGATTGGACACCTACAAGCTCAAGTTCGGCCACCGGGGGATCAACCAGCCTGTCAAGGATCTCGCCACGGGCAGGGTCGAGGTGACCGCCCACAACCACGGATTCGCGGTCGCTGCACCGCTGCACGAGCCCTTCGACACTCCGTTCGGGCCCGCTGAGGTGAGCCATGTGTGCCTCAACGACGATGTCGTCGAAGGTCTGCGTCTGGCCAGCGGGCGGGCTGCGAGTGTCCAGTACCACCCCGAGGCAGCCGCCGGACCCCATGACGCCGCCTACCTGTTCGATCGCTTCTGCTCCGTGATGGGGGGCAACTGA